The genomic interval GGAGACTTAGGAACCGAAGACACGACTGACATTCACTGGCGGTGATGAACGGGACAGGTGGCTCGCCGGGAAACGGGACGTCCTCGGTGTCCCAGATCTCGGTCTCGATGCGACCCGCACAGTCCGGGCAGACACCACGCCGTGATTTGAGCAGGTCCCCGACTTGCTCCCGGGCGACAGCGTCGATGAGGTCCTCACCCGTTCGGTCACGAACCTGGGCTGGTCGGACACGATACGCGGTCGCGCCCCGCTCACAGGCGGTACAGTACATCATGAAGTACTGGTCCTCGAGTATCGCTTCCAGCGTCTGCTCTCCGCACCACTGGCACCCACCCTCCGTCTCGATGGGGCCGACTGGATCGGGCTGGCGGTAGTTCTCGGCCAGAACGAACCGGACCAGTTGCTCCCCGGCGTGTGTGAACGCGTAGCTGTCGTTCTCGTCGTGTTTCCTGAGAAACGTGCCGGTTAGTTCGCCGAGATGATACGACAACTTCGACGTGTCGTCGACTTCGACTCGGTCGTAGATCTCGGAGAACGAGAGCGAAGCGACGCCCCGCTGTTTGTTCTCGTTCTGTGCGACCGCCACTGTCCGGAGTATGTCGAGTCTGATCTCGTCGGATAGGAGCTGGAAGAGCTCGTCGGCTGTCTGTTCGCTCCCCATAGATGTCGATGAACGACAACGATATTTAATCTACGGCCATAGAAACAGTACGGAAGCTACCTATCAGTTGTGCGTCTAGTAGGAAACTCCAGTAAGGAAGTCTGGTTCTCCGCGACGGTTATCATACAGATACCGCTCAACGATGGGTCGTGATTATCTCACTAATCACGATCACTAGGTTCAATATGAGTTCAGGTTAGAGGACTGCGCTGTTGCAACGACCACATGTCCCCCTCTCTCGGCTGAGACTACTGTGGTTGGGTTTTTTGCCTTCCCGTTGAATGCGTGGGTATGAAACGAGCGCGGATGCAGACCCCCGATGGCATCGTCAGCGGGCAGTATGAAGATGGAGTCCTAACTACTGACGACGGTGAATACGTTGAGAGGCGCGACGGCTCACTGACCTATCCCTGTTCTCCGTCAGCTCTCTATTGTGTCGGTCGGAACTTCACCGAAACACTCGATCAGATGGACTACGACCGACCGGACGAACCGGACTTTTTCATCAAGCCACCGGCTGCGTTGACCGGTCCCGGACAACCGGTGCGATACCCGGATTGGACCGATGAACTCACCTACGCAGGGGAACTTGTTGCGGTAATTGACACGCGATGCCATGATGTCGACGTGGATGAGGTATCGGATATCATCCGTGGCTACACGGTCATGAACGATATCGACGCGCTGGATCAACAGGGCCGGACGGCACGCAAAGCGTTCGAGACCTCCGCGCCGCTCGGGCCCTGGATCGAAACGGACCTCAATCCCAACGATATCGAGATGGAGACCATCATCAACGGCGAAACGAGACAATCGGCCACGACAGCACAGATGCTGTTCAGCCCCCAGGAGATAGTCTCCTTCCTCTCTAAGCGATTCACATTCAGACCGGGTGATGCTATTGCGTTCGGGAGCCCGGCGAATCCGGGCACAGTCACCCCTGGCGATACGATAGAAATCACGTACGAAGGCGTTGGCACGCTCTCGAACGATGTCGTCGAAGCGCACAGCTAAAACGGCGTCAATGGAGCGCCCGGTATATCTGAATTTCCTGTCTCAGATGCTACGCCAAGATGCTCGAACTGTACCGCTGTCGTGGCAAATAGGCAGAGCACTGCTGAATAGCATGAATCACCGACCACAATCCACACGAAGCTACTCAATCGGAATAGTGGTCACGTCCCGACTGGGCGATCGGATCGGGACAGTGATGTCGGACTCGACAGGTTGGTCTGTGAGCTCATCAAGAACAGTCTTGATGCCATTGTGATGGCCTGCCCCGATAACTGCAACCACATCGGCGCCCTCAGATCGGAGCCTGTGCAGCCGATGTGCCATGGCCCGGTCACGCTGATCGATGAGCACTCTCGCAACCTCTGGGAGGAGCCGACGCAATTGGTCGATCGCTGGCTGGACGTCATCGCCGCTGGTGATGGTGCCAAGCGGCCGCATCCAGAGCTCGACCTGCTCAACCCACTCCCGTGGGCCAATGGACTGCGTCCGGAGCAGCATCTTCGGCATGGTGTCCAGACCGACACGAGCCGAGATCGCCTCGATGGGTGCTGATATCGGGTTGTCGATGAGCGCAACGTCGATATCCAGGTCGGCTGCTGTGTCGATGGCTGTTGCCATGTCGGATTGCCCCGGGTCGAGTCCATACAGACGCGCCACTGTCTGCTGGAGAGCTTTCAACGTCTGGTACGTGGGTGCAGTCGATTCCGGGAGATCATGTGCCAGATTGCAGGCGTCCAACGAACTGTCCATCTGGAGACGGTCGTAGCGTTCCGTCCCGAGTTCGACGGCGACGATGTCGGGATCCGTCTCTCGGATGGTCGTTCGAACGCGAGACCGATGGACTGGTGAGTAATGAACACTCGGAATGAGCGTGATGGTTCCGAACTCGGACATGAGTCTCTGTAGGTTCACCCCGCAGAACCTTGGACACATGTCATATTTCCGACTCTATGCTATGAACATACTTGTTACTCATATGCAGTACCAATCGGGAGACACAGTTTGTCTCGAATACATCATGAAGACGCCCCAGCAGTCCACCACCAGTGGCCGAGGACTCCAGTCCCCACCTCAAAATCACAGTGAACAGTAGGACCCCATCTTCAGTCGACGGTGCTGGTGCAGCGCACTACTGGGATGGCTACGAGCAAGCAGTAGTCGTTATTCAGGACGCAGAGGTCGCGAAGGTCGAACTCGCAGAGACTCCCTTTCAGCTGCTTTTGGGGTGAGCGGAGTACACTCACAAAGAACGAGGCTGTACGGTTGGTCCACATGCGGGCGGTTCCATCGTTGTTGCGATTCAGACGGTCGCAAAGGCTGAGATACTGACCAGTCCTCGTAAGCAGTTGTTATTCGTCCGCGAGTGCGTCGTATATTGCTCGATGTTCTTCGCGGTCATGGCTGGCGAGATTATGCACGATTTCATTCCGTGCTCGGCGCATGAAATCCTCAGAGGGTTTCTCACCGTGTTCCTCAATATATTTTTCTCGTACAGAGTTGAGGAGTTGCTCCATGACGTTCTTCGGTGGAGCCTCTTCGTTATCTTCGACAGCCATTGCGTACCTGAAACTAGTGTCCGTTGTGCTGTTAACCATTATGGTTAGTCAGCTCTGCTCAATTCGCCTCTCCGTTACCACCAATGAGATCTCCGACTATGTCCTCA from Haloarcula pelagica carries:
- a CDS encoding fumarylacetoacetate hydrolase family protein, with the protein product MKRARMQTPDGIVSGQYEDGVLTTDDGEYVERRDGSLTYPCSPSALYCVGRNFTETLDQMDYDRPDEPDFFIKPPAALTGPGQPVRYPDWTDELTYAGELVAVIDTRCHDVDVDEVSDIIRGYTVMNDIDALDQQGRTARKAFETSAPLGPWIETDLNPNDIEMETIINGETRQSATTAQMLFSPQEIVSFLSKRFTFRPGDAIAFGSPANPGTVTPGDTIEITYEGVGTLSNDVVEAHS
- a CDS encoding TraB/GumN family protein, coding for MSEFGTITLIPSVHYSPVHRSRVRTTIRETDPDIVAVELGTERYDRLQMDSSLDACNLAHDLPESTAPTYQTLKALQQTVARLYGLDPGQSDMATAIDTAADLDIDVALIDNPISAPIEAISARVGLDTMPKMLLRTQSIGPREWVEQVELWMRPLGTITSGDDVQPAIDQLRRLLPEVARVLIDQRDRAMAHRLHRLRSEGADVVAVIGAGHHNGIKTVLDELTDQPVESDITVPIRSPSRDVTTIPIE
- a CDS encoding winged helix-turn-helix domain-containing protein gives rise to the protein MGSEQTADELFQLLSDEIRLDILRTVAVAQNENKQRGVASLSFSEIYDRVEVDDTSKLSYHLGELTGTFLRKHDENDSYAFTHAGEQLVRFVLAENYRQPDPVGPIETEGGCQWCGEQTLEAILEDQYFMMYCTACERGATAYRVRPAQVRDRTGEDLIDAVAREQVGDLLKSRRGVCPDCAGRIETEIWDTEDVPFPGEPPVPFITASECQSCLRFLSLPLPVAAAYHPESISFHWGHGLDILDAGIWKFNGYLYDDQWTAERVATDPAEYRVEFRREEATLRLFLDETATVTHTERVRRRGQR